A region of Daphnia carinata strain CSIRO-1 chromosome 10, CSIRO_AGI_Dcar_HiC_V3, whole genome shotgun sequence DNA encodes the following proteins:
- the LOC130698708 gene encoding WD repeat and HMG-box DNA-binding protein 1-like, which yields MKRMKFAHVEGHTDLTYSEDGSNIITCGADGDYRVWKGYEDDDPECVRVGDEATAITFKNEKIYVGTDMHVLQIFSHPDNQTDGIVTRFTSTITHISFNKDGTKVAAGSGDMTVKVKDLAPTSKNKEVVFTGHTAPILSVSLDPKSEFLASSSCDGTVRVWCLATNEQVQSWQWGPKSNDFSNSPSLCRIHFEPTTGRFLAIPFYQSSTVKILERKTWKEVAELTDDRLKDISICCWSTCGKFLATASKAGDILVWDMQSKAVINAYQHEKKTQICNLAWNPAMNTNKEIAFCDCRGHIGLLDNVTSPDGKTQQNTKTSNSVTCTGDDDDAEISISQIKKNTGFTIDEENGTDVFIGVRSSPMEYDVLDDVASKIDSRPSSPLASNSRRRYSPSKKQEPFQPGSSPAHLLHRYMVWNNIGIVRCFGEDGDQTTSNIEVEFHDTSVHHGLHIPNTLGHTMAALSARSLFLAGPALEDGSSKLVCVNFAAWDGHKEWTTTLPLGEDALALAVGDSWVAVATSRRLLRLFSNSGLQRAVISLPGPIICLAGHGPKLFMAYHAGMGMDDEQSIGYALVNIDKKSPIGYEWLANPQLLPLGPECELSWAGFSDEGTLSTMDSSGLLQVQLRSGMWMPLLDTRQNVKGKSDHYFLIGLSELEKCVRCVLCKGARYPPTLPRPNMALLDVKLPLCDVSNEKTQLEESLIQSSLQMQLASTLDQIGFDVDDPRDKADRLSKESLMKMFALACQAEREVRALEVADWMHSEQLLQLAVKYATRARKRQLANRLTSMAEQLVSEREAEETLLLESTRSSFLSAPNASQTLDEDRDMFASTPPILEVEDNPILQAKQRKTSITAAAPTDGCKTIRPMSQNRKNPFAKKTSITDDSSPGATPSPRGLAIFDQPRVTQAMTGPSKENVKAKMTKQPTLFGMKKTAKEVAPSNQEISPESQDSSPIPVQQPPKSGFMLWLEQNKAQLKVDNPECNEAELVRLGAQKFKTLSEEERQKYTRKRKSSGNAEQPDETVKKTRPTLAERLSTFEA from the exons atgaagaggatGAAATTTGCCCATGTCGAAGGGCATACTGACCTTACATATTCGGAAGATGGCtc AAATATCATAACGTGTGGTGCTGATGGGGACTACCGAGTTTGGAAAGGATATGAAGATGATGATCCTGAATGTGTTCGTGTTGGAGATGAAGCCACAGCCATTACTTTTAAG AATGAAAAGATTTATGTTGGAACAGACATGCATGTTCTACAAATTTTTTCTCATCCAGACAATCAGACTGATGGTATTGTCACACGATTTACCTCAACAATCACTCACATTTCATTTAACAAAGATGGAACCAAAGTTGCAGCTGGTTCAGG TGATATGACTGTTAAGGTTAAAGACCTAGCCCCTACCAGCAAGAACAAAGAAGTCGTGTTTACAGGGCACACAGCACCAATTCTCAGTGTCAGCCTTGATCCCAAATCAGAGTTCTTA GCGTCGAGTAGCTGCGACGGAACTGTCCGTGTCTGGTGCCTGGCTACCAATGAACAGGTTCAATCTTGGCAATGGGGTCCTAAGAGTAACGATTTTAGCAATTCGCCTTCGCTTTGCCGCATCCATTTTGAACCTACGACTGGTCGTTTCCTGGCCATTCCATTTTATCAGTCATCAACGGTCAAAATTCTGGAGAGAAAAACTTGGAAGGAGGTTGCCGAACTTACTGACGATCGCCTAAAGGAT ATTTCTATATGCTGCTGGTCTACGTGCGGCAAGTTTTTAGCAACCGCTTCAAAGGCTGGTGATATTCTTGTCTGGGATATGCAATCAAAAGCTGTGATCAACGCGTAtcagcatgaaaagaaaacacaaatttgCAATTTGGCGTGGAACCCAGCCATGAACACCAACAAAGAGATTGCCTTCTGTGATTGCAGGGGTCACATTGGCCTTTTGGACAATGTAACCTCTCCAGATGGCAAAACACAGCAAAATACAAAGACTTCCAACAGTGTTACATGTACCGGTGACGATGATGACGCAGAAATATCCATAAGTCAGATTAAGAAGAATACTGGATTTACTATAGATGAAGAAAATGGCACAGACGTCTTCATCGGAGTTCGATCATCTCCTATGG AATACGATGTCCTGGACGATGTAGCATCAAAGATTGACAGCCGACCGTCTAGTCCTTTAGCAAGTAATTCCAGACGTCGTTACTCCCCaagtaaaaaacaagaacCATTTCAACCGGGGTCATCTCCAGCTCATCTTCTTCACCGGTACATGGTCTGGAACAACATCGGAATCGTTCGTTGTTTTGGAGAAGACGGTGATCAGACGACCAGCAACATTGAAGTCGAATTCCATGACACATCCGTACACCACGGGCTGCACATACCCAACACGTTGGGCCATACCATGGCCGCACTCTCTGCTCGGTCACTCTTCTTGGCTGGTCCGGCACTAGAAGACGGCTCTAGTAAGCTTGTCTGCGTTAATTTTGCCGCTTGGGATGGACATAAAGAATGGACGACTACATTACCTCTCGGTGAGGATGCTTTAGCCTTAGCTGTCGGTGACAGCTGGGTGGCCGTAGCCACTTCGAGACGATTACTGAGACTCTTTTCAAATTCGGGTCTCCAACGCGCTGTAATCTCTCTACCTGGTCCCATCATCTGTCTCGCTGGTCACGGTCCAAAACTATTCATGGCTTATCACGCTGGAATGG GCATGGATGATGAACAATCCATTGGTTATGCACTCGTGAACATTGATAAGAAATCTCCCATTGGTTATGAGTGGCTAGCCAATCCGCAATTGCTTCCTCTGGGTCCAGAATGCGAGTTATCGTGGGCTGGATTCAGCGATGAAGGAACACTGTCCACAATGGACAGCAGTGGGCTCCTTCAAGTGCAACTCCGTTCGGGCATGTGGATGCCGTTGCTGGACACGCGACAAAACGTCAAGGGTAAATCGGACCATTACTTCCTCATCGGATTGAGCGAGCTGGAAAAATGCGTCCGCTGCGTCTTGTGCAAAGGCGCCCGCTACCCTCCAACACTGCCGAGACCCAACATGGCCTTGCTGGACGTGAAACTGCCTCTGTGTGACGTCAGCAATGAAAAGACGCAGCTGGAAGAATCGCTTATCCAATCATCGCTGCAAATGCAGTTAGCCAGTACGTTGGACCAAATTGGATTCGATGTAGACGACCCTCGAGACAAAGCCGACCGCCTATCGAAAGAATCTTTGATGAAGATGTTCGCC CTGGCCTGTCAGGCTGAACGGGAAGTGCGGGCTCTGGAAGTGGCCGATTGGATGCACAGCGAACAATTACTCCAGCTGGCCGTCAAATACGCCACACGGGCTAGAAAACGACAGCTAGCTAATAGACTTACAAGCATGGCTGAGCAACTTGTCAGTGAGCGCGAAGCTGAGGAAACGCTATTGCTTGAATCAACTCGCTCTTCATTTCTGTCTGCCCCGAATGCTTCACAAACTTTGGATGAAGACAG GGATATGTTTGCGTCGACACCTCCCATTCTCGAAGTTGAAG ATAACCCGATTCTACAAgcgaaacaaagaaaaacttccATTACTGCAGCGGCACCGACAGACGGCTGTAAAACGATCCGCCCAATGagtcaaaacaggaaaaatcCTTTCGCGAAAAAGACTTCCATCACGGATGATTCATCGCCGGGAGCGACGCCTTCTCCTCGCGGCTTGGCTATTTTTGACCAGCCAAGAGTTACACAAGCAATGACTGGGCcatcgaaagaaaatgttaaggCTAAAATGACGAAGCAGCCGACGCTGTTCGGCATGAAAAAAACGGCGAAAGAAGTTGCACCATCGAATCAGGAAATCTCACCAGAATCCCAAGATTCTTCTCCGATTCCAGTCCAGCAGCCCCCCAAAAGCGGTTTTATGCTTTGGctggaacaaaacaaagctCAGCTTAAGGTTGACAATCCTGAATGCAACGAGGCTGAACTGGTTCGATTGGGTGCGCAGAAATTCAAAACTCTATCAGAAGAGGAGCGACAG AAATACACACGCAAGAGAAAGTCTTCCGGAAATGCCGAACAGCCTGATGAAACGGTTAAAAAGACGAGACCAACTTTGGCTGAAAGACTTTCGACTTTCGAAGCCTAA
- the LOC130698994 gene encoding LOW QUALITY PROTEIN: sodium leak channel NALCN-like (The sequence of the model RefSeq protein was modified relative to this genomic sequence to represent the inferred CDS: inserted 1 base in 1 codon), translating into MLGRKQSLRGELLPYEAAQEETNNESVGVDWMNKLWMKRLLRMSALLCLCSVSLNTPKTFELYPFLRPVTFACDLTTGLLFTAEMVIKINTRSLLKGEDSYLRDRWCLFDTSMLFFLWISVILQALELTALVSSTYAYLSILRAPRPLIMIRFIRVFLKFSMPKSRINQIFKRSGQQIYNVTLFFLFFMSLYGLLGVQFFGELRNHCILNDTDFNHITVNSLTIPDTYCSMDSSSGYQCPEGTVCTKLKDSRYKLGFNGFDEIATSIFTVYQAFSQEGWVFIMYRAVDTLPAWRAFMYFTTMIFFLSWLVKNVFIAVITETFNEIRVQFQQMWGQRGSQLADIVDARAPIISGDDRGWKLVPTDATRHQYRTVMLFLPVLNSAAFHLLLMMAILANGLFTASMSFKHDGRPRSDFYQQHYYIEVGFTVFFNLEXLFKIWCLGFRDYYGRTIYKFELLLVIGTTLHLLPQFYLSVLTYFQVLRVVRLIKASPLLEDFVYKIFGPGKKLGSLIIFTMCLLIITSSISMQLFCFLADFTKFETFPEAFMSMFQILTQEAWVEVMDETMLRTSETIVPIVAVYFILYHLFVTLIVLSLFVAVILDNLELDEDIKKLKQMKAREQSAEIKKTLPRRLRLFEKFPDRPQMTRLHKVPSDFNLPKVRDSFVRQFMLEAGDDDDLPIDKGNDDSKGNGKVLYRKKQPLRLLNSVISTCVAGTNQKQNAITGIINESNNQRLLLGDSGPIPIIGTGKPGAAGQKNRQDLKKSGHRSFRGSVKIKQTYEHLKENGDLGAMNRTSTSRRTPDIDIKLLQAKRQQAEMRRNQREEDLRENHPYFDTPLFLVPRESGFRRLCQRMVYARYCPRLKDPITGKERKLHYKRLHNLVGLVTYLDWVMIFVTTLSCLSMMFETPRYRLCDHRELQIAEFGFVIFMSLELGLKILADGLFFTPKALFKDAAGILDLFTFAVGLAMLCWMPKVVPQNSSAQLLLLLRCLRPLRIFILVPHMRKVVCELCRGFKEILLVSILLIVLMFVFASYGVQLYGGRLARCNDSEIKTRDQCVGVFLRKVFVTKMKLAPGENETHPAILVPRVWANPRRFNFDNIGNAMLALFEVLSFKGWLDIRDVLIKTLGPIHAIYIHIFVFLGCMIGLTLFVGVVIANYSENKGTALLTVDQRRWCDLKKRLKIAQPLHLPPRPEGHRFRAFIYDITQHIYFKRFIALMVILNSSLLCVSWREDQAHTSLLATISSCLSFVFVAEVSMKMIAFTPHGYWQSRRNRYDTLVTVMGLVWAITNYTMGNDLSHSFGFVAIILRFFTITGKHATLKMLMLTVVVSVYKSFFIIMGMFLLIFVYALTGCLLFGTVKYGESVGRQANFGSTPRGIIMLFRIVTGEDWYKIMHDCMVLPPFCTPGANYWETDCGNFTAAMIFFCSFYVIITYIVLNLLVAIIMENFSLFYSNEEDALLSYADIRNFQNTWNIVDVNQRGVIPVRKVKFVLRLLKGRLEVDPQKDRLLFKHMCFELERLHNGEDVTFHDVLNMLSYRSVDIRKSLQLEELLAREELEYIIEEEVAKQTIRQWLDSCLKRMKTVNIHDAKDHNSLLAGLRATNDQLQEAQEEKHREFSSGGGERDMTEVKETEGSGKHRRKGMLVTRSDSINSVSGRRLFYAPCHGDGSSTQRSNYDKERLGVSSNPKKRPSRQSTGKGMPSSSFSHSVGECSPGTSPTCPTGSGQHVLAFPYSSIGGGASSNWSSRGLGHPLPPLAPPSALAVRVASAVTEVQDWWRDQLASLDDSDED; encoded by the exons ATGCTGGGCAGAAAGCAATCCTTGCGGGGGGAACTCCTTCCTTATGAGGCAGCCCAAGAAGAGACGAATAATGAATCAGTCGGGGTTGATTGGATGAATAAG CTATGGATGAAGCGACTCTTGCGGATGAGCGCGTTGCTCTGCCTCTGTTCTGTTTCTCTGAATACGCCCAAAACCTTCGAACTATATCCCTTTCTGCGTCCCGTTACATTTGCCTGTGATTTGACCACCGGGCTCCTGTTTACCGCTGAAATGGTGATAAAGATCAATACGCGTAGTTTGCTAAAG GGAGAAGATTCGTATTTAAGAGACCGgtggtgtttgtttgacacgAGCATGCTTTTCTTCCTGTGGATCTCTGTCATTCTACAGGCGTTGGAGCTTACGGCACTTGTGTCGTCGACATATGCTTATCTTTCCATACTCCGAGCTCCTCGTCCGTTGATCATGATCCGTTTTATCCGCGTTTTCCTTAAGTTTTCCATGCCGAAATCGCGAATCAATCAAATATTCAA GCGTTCAGGTCAACAGATTTATAACGTCACGctgttcttcctcttcttcatgTCATTGTACGGCCTCCTAGGTGTTCAATTTTTTGGAGAATTACGTAACCACTGCATTCTAAACGACACTGACTTCAA CCACATTACGGTTAATAGTCTCACCATACCGGACACATATTGTTCAATGGATTCTTCATCAGGATATCAG TGTCCCGAAGGAACGGTTTGCACAAAATTAAAAGATTCACGATACAAATTAGGATTTAATGGCTTTGATGAAATAG CAACCAGCATTTTCACGGTCTACCAGGCCTTCTCTCAGGAAGGCTGGGTGTTCATCATGTACCGAGCAGTGGATACCCTGCCGGCCTGGCGGGCCTTTATGTACTTTACGACGatgattttcttcttgagTTGGCTCGTCAAAAACGTTTTCATCGCCGTCATTACGGAGACTTTCAACGAGATCCGTGTGCAGTTCCAGCAAATGTGGGGCCAAAGGGGTTCGCAATTGGCTGATATTGTGGATGCCCGTGCTCCCATTATTAGCGGAGATGACCGTGGATGGAAGCTAGTACCGACAGATGCAACCCGCCATCAATATCGCACCGTTATGCTCTTCCTTCCTGTTTTGAACTCAGCCGCCTTCCATTTACTTTTAATGATGGCCATTCTGGCAAACGGACTCTTTACGGCCAGCATGAGTTTCAAACATGATGGGCGTCCTCGCAGCGATTTTTACCAACAACATTACTACATTGAA GTGGGATTTACGGTCTTTTTTAACTTGG GCCTGTTCAAAATATGGTGTCTTGGCTTCCGCGACTATTATGGTCGCACTATTTACAAGTTTGAGTTACTCCTGGTCATTGGAACAACACTCCACTTGCTTCCCCAATTTTATCTATCTGTTCTGACCTACTTTCAA GTTTTACGGGTGGTCAGGCTCATCAAAGCCTCGCCATTATTAGAAGATTTCGTTTACAAAATTTTCGGGCCGGGCAAGAAGCTGGGCAGTCTCATCATTTTCACCATGTGCTTGCTCATCATCACGTCCAGCATCTCCATGCAGCTCTTTTGCTTCTTGGCCGATTTCACCAAATTCGAAACTTTCCCAGAG GCTTTCATGTCCATGTTTCAAATCCTGACGCAAGAAGCCTGGGTAGAAGTCATGGACGAAACAATGTTGCGTACCAGTGAAACCATCGTACCCATAGTTgctgtttattttattctttaccACCTTTTCGTTACGCTG ATCGTGTTGAGCTTGTTTGTCGCCGTCATTCTCGACAACTTGGAGTTGGACGAGGACATCAAGAAGCTGAAACAGATGAAGGCTCGCGAGCAGAGCGCCGAGATCAAGAAAACTCTGCCAAGGCGTTTGAGGCTCTTTGAGAAATTCCCCGACCGGCCTCAGATGACGCGCCTGCACAAAGTCCCGTCGGATTTCAACCTCCCAAAG GTTCGAGACAGTTTCGTCCGTCAGTTTATGCTGGAGGCGGGTGACGATGACGACTTGCCAATCGACAAAGGCAACGATGACAGCAAGGGCAACGGGAAAGTgctgtacagaaagaaacagCCATTGCGTCTGTTGAACAGCGTCATTTCTACCTGCGTTGCGGGCACAAATCAAAAGCAAAATGCCATCACGGGCATCATCAA TGAGTCGAACAATCAACGGCTGCTCTTGGGTGATTCAGGACCTATTCCAATCATTGGTACCGGCAAACCAGGCGCTGCAGGCCAGAAGAATCGCCAGGATTTGAAAAA GAGTGGACATCGAAGTTTCAGGGGATCAGTCAAAATTAAACAGACATATGAACATTTAAAGGAAAATGGCGATCTAGGTGCGATGAACCGAACGTCAACGTCCAGACGAACGCCTGATATCGATATCAAACTACTTCAAGCCAAACGCCAACAGGCCGAGATGCGTCG AAATCAACGAGAAGAGGATTTACGGGAAAATCATCCATATTTCGACACGCCGCTGTTCCTGGTGCCCCGCGAGTCCGGCTTCCGCCGTCTGTGCCAGCGCATGGTCTACGCCCGATACTGCCCCCGTCTCAAAGATCCCATCACGGGCAAAGAGCGCAAACTGCACTACAAACGCTTAca CAATCTGGTGGGATTGGTAACTTACTTGGACTGGGTCATGATCTTCGTCACGACCCTATCTTGCCTCTCGATGATGTTTGAGACTCCGCGCTACCGGCTCTGCGATCACCGCGAATTGCAAATCGCCGAATTCGGTTTCGTCATTTTTATGAGTTTAGAGCTTGGATTGAAAATTTTGGCAGATGGACTCTTCTTCACTCCGAAAGCGTTGTTCAAAGACGCGGCTGGCATTCTGGATCTATTTACCTTTGCC GTCGGTTTGGCCATGCTGTGTTGGATGCCTAAAGTAGTACCCCAAAATTCGAGCGCACAATTGTTGCTATTGTTACGTTGTTTGCGTCCGTTGCGCATCTTCATTTTGGTGCCGCACATGAGAAAAGTCGTCTGCGAACTCTGTCGCGGTTTCAAAGAAATCCTCCTCGTCTCGATCCTCCTCATCGTCTTGATGTTCGTCTTTGCCAGCTATGGCGTCCAGCTCTACGGTGGCCGGTTGGCCCGTTGCAACGACTCGGAGATTAAGACGCGCGACCAGTGCGTCGGCGTCTTTTTGCGCAAAGTGTTCGTCACCAAAATGAAATTGGCGCCCGGCGAGAACGAAACCCATCCGGCCATTTTAGTCCCTCGCGTTTG ggCTAATCCGCGGCGCTTTAATTTCGATAATATCGGCAATGCCATGCTAGCCTTATTTGAAGTTCTATCTTTTAAAGGCTGGTTAGACATCCGTGATGTTCTTATCAAGACTTTAGGACCG attcATGCAATTTACATCCACATCTTTGTCTTTTTGGGTTGCATGATTGGTCTAACGCTGTTTGTCGGCGTCGTTATTGCCAATTATTCTGAAAACAAAGGAACAGCGCTTTTAACTGTTGATCAGCGGCGTTG GTGCGATTTGAAAAAACGATTGAAGATCGCGCAGCCGTTGCATTTGCCACCACGTCCGGAGGGCCATAGATTTCGCGCCTTCATATACGATATCACGCAGCACATCTATTTCAAAAGGTTCATCGCCCTGATGGTTATACTTAATAGCAGCCTCCTCTGCGTCTCG TGGCGCGAAGATCAGGCGCATACGTCATTGCTGGCCACCATCAGCTCTTGCTTGAGCTTTGTTTTTGTGGCAGAAGTGTCGATGAAGATGATCGCTTTCACTCCCCATGGTTATTGGCAGTCACGAAGAAATCGTTACGATACGTTGGTGACCGTAATGGGTCTCGTGTGGGCCATCACAAACTACACCATGGGA AACGATTTGTCGCATTCGTTCGGGTTCGTCGCCATCATTTTGCGCTTTTTCACCATCACGGGCAAACACGCCACTCTGAAAATGTTGATGCTCACCGTCGTCGTCTCCGTCTACAAGAGCTTTTTCATCATCATGG GAATGTTCTTGTTAATCTTCGTTTACGCCTTGACCGGCTGTCTGCTGTTTGGCACGGTTAAGTACGGCGAAAGTGTTGGAAG GCAAGCGAATTTCGGTAGCACACCCAGAGGTATCATCATGCTGTTCCGCATCGTGACAGGCGAAGACTGGTACAAAATCATGCACGATTGCATGGTATTGCCACCGTTTTGTACGCCCGGTGCCAATTATTGGGAAACCGATTGCGGCAACTTCACAGCGGCCATGATCTTTTTCTGTTCCTTTTACGTTATCATCACTTATATCGTCCTCAATCTTCTTGTCG CTATTATTATGGAGAACTTTTCGCTGTTCTACTCGAACGAAGAGGACGCCCTGCTCTCCTACGCCGACATTCGCAATTTCCAGAACACTTGGAACATTGTGGACGTCAACCAGCGCGGCGTCATTCCCGTTCGCAAAGTCAAATTCGTCCTGCGGTTACTCAAAGGCCGTCTCGAAGTCGATCCGCAGAAAGATCGTCTCCTCTTCAAGCACATGTGCTTCGAGCTGGAACGGCTCCACAACGGCGAGGACGTCACGTTCCACGACGTTCTCAA TATGCTGTCGTATCGTTCAGTGGACATCCGAAAATCTTTGCAACTGGAGGAGCTTCTGGCTCGCGAAGAACTCGAATACATCATCGAAGAAGAAGTGGCAAAGCAAACTATCCGCCAATGGTTGGATTCCTGtttaaaaagaatgaaaactgTCAATATCCACGATGCG AAGGATCATAATAGCTTGTTGGCTGGTTTACGGGCCACTAATGACCAACTGCAAGAGGCACAGGAAGAGAAACACCGTGAATTCAGCTCTGGAGGGGGCGAAAGAGATATGACTGAAGTGAAA GAGACGGAAGGTAGCGGGAAACACCGTCGGAAAGGCATGCTGGTCACGCGTTCCGACAGCATCAACAGCGTCAGCGGTCGGCGTTTGTTCTACGCGCCCTGTCACGGAGACGGATCGTCGACGCAGAGATCCAACTACGACAAGGAACGACTCGGCGTCTCTTCCAATCCCAAAAAGAGACCGTCCCGTCAAA GCACAGGCAAGGGGATGCCTTCTTCCAGCTTTTCACATTCTGTTGGCGAGTGTAGTCCTGGTACCAGTCCAACATG TCCAACAGGCAGCGGCCAGCACGTCCTGGCCTTCCCATACTCGAGCATTGGTGGTGGTGCGTCTTCCAACTGGTCAAGCCGCGGCCTTGGCCATCCACTGCCTCCGCTGGCACCGCCCAGTGCATTGGCCGTTCGCGTTGCATCGGCTGTGACTGAGGTGCAGGACTGGTGGCGCGATCAACTCGCATCTCTTGACGATTCTGATGAAGATTGA